From a region of the Thermomonas sp. HDW16 genome:
- a CDS encoding DmsC/YnfH family molybdoenzyme membrane anchor subunit — MHPAFSVIFFTTLSGTGFGLWAWLGLRIALGAPPQNFQVLGWSWLLIFAGIAAAIGLFASFGHLGKPLRAWRAFSQWRTSWLSREGVLAVACFVPAFVLLLLLSNVEANGLGIEIRLVAAMLALLSLATVACTAMIYASLKPIPAWRHRLTVPGYVLFALLTGGLPMLLVAGFDAGGFDGSMPFVLAIIAIALLILKLVYWRDIDRMTLPQTRGDAIGLPTRKASVFERPHTEANYITREMAFVVARKHARVLRIASVLLFALLPLSCLWLAWAQPGSAWVVPVAAGAALAGAFVERWLFFAQARHLVTLYY, encoded by the coding sequence ATGCATCCCGCCTTCTCCGTCATCTTCTTCACCACCCTGTCCGGCACCGGCTTCGGTCTGTGGGCGTGGTTGGGCCTGCGCATCGCCTTGGGCGCGCCGCCGCAGAACTTCCAGGTGCTTGGCTGGAGTTGGTTGCTGATCTTTGCCGGCATCGCTGCGGCGATCGGCTTGTTCGCCTCGTTCGGACACCTCGGCAAGCCGCTGCGTGCGTGGCGGGCGTTCTCGCAATGGCGCACGTCCTGGCTGTCGCGCGAAGGCGTGCTGGCGGTGGCGTGCTTCGTGCCGGCGTTTGTCTTGCTGCTGCTGTTGTCGAACGTCGAAGCCAATGGCCTCGGTATCGAAATACGCCTCGTCGCCGCGATGCTGGCCTTGCTGAGCCTGGCGACCGTGGCCTGCACCGCGATGATCTACGCCTCGCTGAAGCCGATCCCGGCCTGGCGGCATCGCCTGACCGTGCCGGGATATGTGTTGTTCGCGCTGCTGACCGGCGGCCTGCCGATGTTGCTGGTCGCCGGCTTCGACGCAGGCGGTTTCGACGGCAGCATGCCGTTCGTATTGGCCATCATCGCCATCGCGCTGCTGATCCTGAAGCTCGTCTACTGGCGCGACATCGACCGCATGACGCTGCCGCAAACGCGCGGCGATGCGATCGGCCTGCCCACGCGCAAGGCCAGCGTCTTCGAGCGCCCGCATACCGAAGCCAACTACATCACCCGCGAAATGGCCTTCGTGGTCGCCCGCAAACACGCGCGCGTGCTGCGGATCGCCTCGGTGCTGTTGTTCGCGCTGCTGCCGCTGTCGTGCCTGTGGCTGGCCTGGGCACAGCCGGGATCGGCCTGGGTGGTGCCGGTTGCGGCTGGCGCGGCGCTGGCTGGCGCGTTTGTTGAACGCTGGCTGTTCTTTGCCCAAGCCAGGCACCTGGTCACGTTGTACTACTGA
- a CDS encoding DUF481 domain-containing protein, translated as MLPLLWLAFSVPASAIDIAPVTVFDPVVVQRLADPPKCLAARCVSGEWQVGAMPAIPAGQLRIDGENLPGAGGRLKVAMQPRKDWMKAKGSNARVGLQYGMQAVKSEYASLALAIDTGYRLQGYADDGIAGTGPIVRGQVEWKQALGERTKLSQTTRIETGQRGTFLRNSLQLKFQLQPALTLDTGIEMRRDSEVTGRNQTDAKLNLRYVF; from the coding sequence ATGCTGCCGTTGCTGTGGCTGGCCTTTTCCGTGCCGGCATCCGCCATCGATATTGCGCCCGTGACCGTGTTCGACCCGGTCGTGGTGCAGCGCCTGGCCGATCCGCCGAAATGCCTGGCAGCGCGATGCGTCAGCGGCGAATGGCAGGTCGGGGCGATGCCGGCAATCCCTGCCGGCCAATTGCGCATCGACGGCGAGAACCTGCCCGGCGCGGGCGGTCGCCTGAAGGTGGCGATGCAACCGCGCAAAGACTGGATGAAGGCGAAGGGCAGCAATGCCCGAGTCGGACTGCAGTACGGCATGCAGGCGGTGAAGTCCGAATACGCCAGCCTGGCGCTGGCAATCGATACCGGCTATCGCCTGCAGGGATATGCCGATGATGGCATCGCCGGCACCGGCCCGATTGTGCGCGGGCAGGTGGAATGGAAGCAGGCGCTGGGCGAGCGCACCAAACTCTCGCAGACCACCCGCATCGAAACCGGCCAGCGCGGCACTTTTCTGCGCAACAGCCTGCAACTGAAATTCCAGCTGCAGCCGGCATTGACCCTGGACACCGGCATCGAGATGCGCCGCGACAGCGAAGTCACCGGCCGCAACCAGACTGACGCGAAGTTGAACCTGCGCTACGTGTTCTGA
- a CDS encoding YafY family protein: MDRYERIIALHRVLQASRRPVTVARLQDELGCSRATVYRDLAFLRDGLMAPLIGDGESGFSYDKAEAERFELPGLWLNSEELHALLAAQQLLSKSSGGMLSSALAPLQSRVEKLLDAHSGGKTWPVERVRVIPHRGRRMDEHAFRIVASSVLERRKIAFDYRARSTDEKTRRTVSPQRLTHYRDNWYLDAWDEEKQGLRSFSIDRISGARFADGVARDVGEDDLNTHLAGSYGIFSGAPKGWATILFSAKAARWVADEHWHSQQQGRFLPDGRYELKIPYSVPRELLMDVLHYGGDAEIVEPKTLREQMRAMLQLAISNYD; encoded by the coding sequence ATGGATCGCTACGAACGCATCATCGCCCTGCACCGCGTGCTGCAGGCTTCGCGCCGCCCGGTCACCGTGGCCCGCCTGCAGGACGAACTGGGCTGCTCGCGCGCCACCGTCTACCGCGACCTGGCCTTCCTGCGCGATGGCCTGATGGCGCCGCTGATCGGCGATGGCGAGTCCGGCTTCAGCTACGACAAGGCCGAAGCCGAGCGCTTCGAGTTGCCCGGGCTGTGGCTGAATTCCGAAGAGCTGCATGCCTTGCTCGCCGCGCAGCAGCTGTTGTCGAAGAGCAGCGGCGGCATGTTGTCCTCCGCGTTGGCACCGTTGCAGTCGCGGGTGGAAAAACTGCTGGATGCGCATTCCGGCGGCAAGACCTGGCCGGTGGAGCGGGTGCGGGTGATCCCGCATCGCGGCCGGCGCATGGATGAGCACGCGTTCCGCATCGTCGCCTCCAGCGTGTTGGAGCGGCGCAAGATTGCGTTCGATTATCGAGCGCGTTCCACCGACGAGAAGACGCGGCGCACGGTGTCCCCGCAACGGCTGACCCACTATCGCGACAACTGGTATCTGGATGCATGGGACGAGGAGAAGCAAGGCCTGCGCAGCTTCTCCATCGACCGCATTTCCGGCGCGCGCTTCGCCGATGGCGTGGCCCGCGACGTGGGCGAGGACGACCTCAATACCCACCTTGCCGGCAGCTACGGCATCTTTTCGGGCGCGCCGAAGGGCTGGGCGACGATCCTGTTCAGCGCCAAGGCCGCGCGCTGGGTGGCCGACGAGCATTGGCATTCGCAGCAGCAGGGTCGGTTCCTGCCGGACGGGCGCTACGAACTGAAGATCCCGTATTCGGTGCCGCGCGAACTGTTGATGGACGTACTGCATTACGGCGGCGATGCGGAGATCGTCGAGCCCAAGACCCTGCGCGAGCAGATGCGGGCGATGCTGCAGCTCGCCATCTCCAACTACGACTGA
- a CDS encoding patatin-like phospholipase family protein — MAAADAPKIMGGEPVALVLGAGGARGLAQIGVIEALQARGMNIVAIAGASSGALVGGACAAGKLVELREWMLGTSRTAMLRLLDPGFGRPALFTGDRLVRTLREVLGEPRIEDLPIDFTAVAVDLVRQREVWLRRGDLWDAVRASFAIPGVFTPFKLHGRELVDGGLLAPLPITATRLSDAHRLIAVDMHGWPQVPVGAPANVDADDAGESTPGVVGRWIGRHFGDDADGDGKPDHRFGLTEVMARALDTMQAQIACVHMALDPPELVVHIPRDACQFYEFWRGRELIEIGRREADKALDAAGY, encoded by the coding sequence ATGGCTGCGGCAGACGCACCGAAGATCATGGGTGGGGAGCCGGTCGCGCTGGTCTTGGGCGCGGGTGGTGCGCGCGGGTTGGCGCAGATCGGCGTGATCGAGGCATTGCAGGCGCGCGGCATGAACATCGTCGCGATTGCCGGCGCATCCAGCGGCGCGCTGGTCGGTGGCGCCTGCGCTGCCGGCAAGCTGGTCGAACTGCGCGAGTGGATGCTGGGCACCAGCCGCACCGCGATGCTGCGCCTGCTCGACCCCGGCTTCGGCCGCCCCGCGTTGTTCACCGGCGACAGGCTGGTGCGCACGCTGCGCGAGGTGCTGGGCGAGCCGCGCATCGAAGACCTGCCGATCGATTTCACCGCAGTGGCGGTGGACCTGGTGCGCCAGCGCGAGGTCTGGCTGCGTCGCGGCGACCTGTGGGACGCGGTGCGCGCCTCGTTCGCGATTCCCGGCGTGTTCACCCCGTTCAAGCTGCATGGCCGCGAACTGGTCGATGGCGGGCTGCTGGCGCCCTTGCCGATCACCGCCACCCGGTTGTCGGACGCGCACCGGCTGATCGCGGTGGACATGCACGGCTGGCCGCAGGTGCCGGTGGGCGCTCCCGCCAACGTGGACGCGGACGATGCGGGCGAAAGCACGCCGGGTGTCGTCGGTCGCTGGATCGGGCGTCATTTCGGTGACGATGCCGATGGTGACGGCAAGCCCGACCACCGTTTCGGCCTGACCGAAGTGATGGCGCGCGCGCTGGACACGATGCAGGCGCAGATCGCGTGCGTGCACATGGCGCTTGACCCGCCGGAACTGGTGGTTCACATCCCGCGGGATGCCTGCCAGTTCTACGAATTCTGGCGCGGCCGCGAGCTGATCGAGATCGGCCGGCGCGAGGCCGACAAGGCGCTGGACGCCGCTGGCTACTGA
- a CDS encoding molybdopterin oxidoreductase family protein, producing MAEPALNLSPSPGDDAKTTTCYMCACRCGIKVWLQDGKIRYIQGNREHPVNQGVLCAKGASGIMQHYSPARLRKPLLRVGERGAGEFREIEWDEALEIATSWLAPIRERNPDEFAFFTGRDQSQALTGWWAQQFGTVNYAAHGGFCSVNMAAGGLYSVGGSFWEFGEPDWEHTRYLMLWGVAEDHDSNPIKLGLGKLKAHGAKIVAVNPVRSGYGAIADEWIGIRPGTDGLFAFALAHELLRMDRIDLDYLVRYANAHWLVIDHPGGADDGLFARDADGNALCWNTDTNAATDANAIGIAPAVVGEYVLADGRKTRPVFQLIADRYLDPQYSPDAVSERCGIPADTIRRIARELTEAAFDSKLSLPIAWTDSWGREHASMEGRPVAMHAMRGISAHSNGFHTCRALHLLQLLLGAVDAPGSFRYQPPFPKPIPPANRPGKTRKADSVLDAAPLGFVHGPEDLVVDAQGQPRRIDHAYSWAYPLSAHGMMHTVIRNAWAGDPYKIDTLLMFMANMSWNSAMNTGQTMQWLTDKDDAGEYRIPRIIYSDAYASEMVAYADLVLPDTTYLERFDAISMLDRPISDADGASDAIRHPLFDPQTQLDEDGEARDVRGFQSVLIELGTRLGLPGLVNEDGSPKYRDYADYIVRHERAPGVGLLAGWRGEHGDAHGKGAPNPEQLQRYIDNGGFWREEIPESARYFKMANRDYLQWAQRFGFVPNDQPIVLQLYSETLQKFRLAAQGHGAMQPPAEHRERVATYFDPMPIWYEPFEHDQTSRTTFPLNAVTQRPMFMYHSWGSQNAWLRQITARNYLYLHPDTGPQYGIADEDWIEVTSHHGTITAQAKFAANVQPDTVWTWNAIGKRKGAWRLAKNAPEGEKGFLLNHLISDVTPKGDYANADPVTGQAAWFDLRVSIRKSDAQANESAPQFAPLHFKPADERPLRYGAQLRESTSRRRNKETTR from the coding sequence ATGGCCGAACCCGCGCTCAACCTCTCGCCATCGCCCGGCGACGATGCCAAGACCACCACTTGCTACATGTGCGCCTGCCGCTGCGGCATCAAGGTCTGGCTGCAAGACGGCAAGATTCGTTACATCCAGGGCAACCGCGAGCATCCGGTCAACCAGGGCGTGCTGTGCGCGAAGGGCGCCAGCGGGATCATGCAGCACTACTCGCCGGCGCGGCTGCGCAAGCCGTTGCTGCGGGTGGGCGAACGCGGCGCAGGCGAGTTCCGCGAGATCGAATGGGACGAAGCGCTCGAGATTGCCACGTCCTGGCTTGCGCCGATACGCGAACGCAATCCGGATGAATTCGCGTTCTTCACCGGCCGCGACCAGAGCCAGGCGCTGACCGGCTGGTGGGCGCAGCAGTTCGGCACGGTGAACTATGCCGCGCACGGCGGTTTCTGCTCGGTGAACATGGCCGCTGGCGGCCTGTATTCGGTCGGCGGCAGCTTCTGGGAATTCGGTGAGCCCGACTGGGAGCACACCAGGTACCTGATGCTGTGGGGCGTGGCCGAAGACCACGACAGCAACCCGATCAAGCTTGGCCTCGGCAAATTGAAGGCGCACGGCGCCAAGATCGTGGCGGTGAATCCGGTGCGCAGTGGCTATGGCGCGATCGCAGACGAATGGATCGGCATCCGCCCCGGCACCGACGGCCTGTTCGCGTTCGCGCTGGCACACGAATTGCTGCGGATGGATCGCATCGATCTCGATTACCTCGTCCGCTACGCCAATGCGCACTGGCTGGTGATCGACCATCCCGGCGGTGCCGACGATGGCCTGTTCGCCCGCGATGCCGATGGCAACGCGCTGTGCTGGAACACGGACACGAATGCCGCGACGGATGCGAACGCCATCGGCATCGCACCCGCCGTGGTCGGCGAGTACGTGTTGGCCGATGGCCGCAAGACGCGGCCGGTGTTCCAGCTGATCGCCGACCGCTACCTGGATCCGCAATATTCGCCGGATGCCGTCAGCGAACGTTGCGGCATTCCCGCCGATACCATCCGCCGCATCGCCCGCGAACTCACCGAAGCGGCCTTCGATTCCAAACTGTCGCTGCCGATCGCGTGGACGGATTCATGGGGCCGCGAACACGCTTCGATGGAAGGCCGCCCGGTGGCGATGCACGCGATGCGCGGGATCAGCGCGCACAGCAACGGCTTCCACACCTGTCGTGCCTTGCACCTGCTGCAGCTGCTGCTGGGCGCGGTAGACGCGCCGGGCAGCTTCCGCTACCAACCGCCATTCCCGAAGCCGATTCCGCCCGCGAATCGCCCCGGCAAGACGCGCAAGGCCGATAGCGTACTGGATGCTGCGCCGCTGGGTTTCGTGCACGGACCGGAAGACCTGGTCGTCGATGCGCAGGGCCAGCCGCGCCGCATCGACCACGCGTATTCCTGGGCCTATCCGCTGTCCGCGCACGGGATGATGCATACGGTCATCCGCAATGCCTGGGCCGGCGATCCGTACAAGATCGATACCCTGCTGATGTTCATGGCCAATATGAGCTGGAACTCGGCGATGAATACCGGGCAGACCATGCAATGGCTGACCGACAAGGACGACGCCGGCGAATACCGCATCCCGCGCATCATCTATTCCGATGCCTATGCCTCGGAAATGGTGGCATATGCCGATCTTGTGCTGCCGGACACGACGTACCTGGAACGCTTCGACGCGATCTCGATGCTGGATCGTCCGATCAGCGATGCCGATGGCGCCAGCGATGCGATCCGCCATCCGCTGTTCGATCCGCAAACGCAGCTCGACGAGGATGGCGAAGCGCGCGACGTGCGCGGCTTCCAGTCGGTATTGATCGAACTCGGCACACGGCTGGGCCTGCCGGGGCTGGTCAACGAGGATGGCTCGCCGAAGTACCGCGACTATGCCGACTACATCGTCCGCCACGAGCGCGCCCCCGGTGTGGGCCTGCTGGCCGGCTGGCGCGGCGAACATGGCGATGCGCACGGCAAGGGCGCACCGAACCCCGAACAATTGCAGCGCTACATCGACAACGGCGGCTTCTGGCGCGAAGAGATTCCGGAATCCGCGCGCTACTTCAAGATGGCCAACCGCGATTACCTGCAATGGGCGCAACGCTTCGGCTTCGTGCCGAACGACCAACCCATCGTGCTGCAACTGTATTCGGAAACGCTGCAGAAATTCCGGCTGGCCGCGCAGGGCCATGGCGCAATGCAGCCGCCTGCCGAACATCGCGAGCGCGTCGCGACCTATTTCGATCCGATGCCGATCTGGTACGAACCGTTCGAGCACGACCAGACCTCGCGCACGACCTTCCCGCTCAATGCGGTGACCCAGCGACCGATGTTCATGTATCACTCGTGGGGCAGCCAGAACGCGTGGCTGCGGCAGATCACCGCGCGCAATTATCTGTACCTGCATCCGGATACCGGCCCGCAATACGGCATCGCCGACGAAGACTGGATCGAGGTGACCTCGCACCACGGCACGATCACCGCGCAGGCGAAGTTCGCCGCCAACGTGCAACCGGACACGGTGTGGACCTGGAACGCGATCGGCAAGCGCAAGGGCGCATGGCGGCTGGCGAAAAATGCGCCGGAAGGCGAGAAAGGCTTCCTGCTCAACCACCTGATTTCCGACGTGACGCCGAAGGGCGATTACGCCAATGCCGACCCGGTCACCGGGCAGGCGGCGTGGTTCGACCTGCGCGTGTCGATCCGCAAGTCGGACGCGCAAGCAAATGAAAGCGCGCCGCAATTCGCGCCACTGCACTTCAAGCCCGCGGACGAGCGCCCCCTGCGTTATGGCGCCCAGCTTCGAGAGAGCACGTCCCGCCGCAGAAACAAGGAAACGACGCGATGA
- the hemC gene encoding hydroxymethylbilane synthase: protein MTTLRIATRKSPLALWQSEHVADRLRAAHPGLIVELVPMSTRGDEVLDRSLAAIGGKGLFLKELELAMQRGEADCAVHSLKDVPMQLEPGFTLPAILARADHADAFVSNRYDHIDALPLGARVGTSSLRRQAQLRALRPDLELLDLRGNVNTRLAKLDAGDYDAIVLACAGLQRLGFDDRIRARLDAPQWLPAPAQGAIAIECRDDDAAVIALCSALDDAQTRTCVGAERAMNLALHGSCHVPVAAYAHLDGEDLSLAGLVGSAVDGRSVRAQAQARADAPEALGLMVAELLLAQGARALIDETDPA, encoded by the coding sequence ATGACCACGCTGCGCATCGCCACCCGCAAGAGCCCGCTCGCCCTGTGGCAGAGCGAACACGTCGCCGACCGCTTGCGCGCTGCGCATCCCGGCCTGATCGTCGAACTGGTGCCGATGAGCACGCGGGGTGACGAGGTGCTGGATCGTTCCCTGGCGGCGATCGGCGGCAAGGGCCTGTTCCTCAAGGAGCTGGAACTGGCGATGCAGCGCGGTGAGGCGGATTGCGCGGTGCATTCGCTGAAGGACGTGCCGATGCAGTTGGAGCCGGGCTTCACCCTGCCGGCGATCCTGGCCCGCGCCGATCATGCCGATGCCTTCGTCAGCAACCGTTACGACCATATCGACGCATTGCCGCTCGGCGCGCGCGTGGGCACGTCCTCGCTGCGCCGGCAGGCGCAGTTGCGCGCGCTGCGGCCGGACCTGGAGTTGCTCGACCTGCGCGGCAACGTCAACACGCGGCTGGCGAAACTGGATGCCGGCGACTACGACGCCATCGTGCTGGCCTGTGCCGGCCTGCAGCGGCTCGGCTTCGACGACCGCATCCGTGCACGGCTGGATGCGCCGCAGTGGCTGCCGGCACCGGCGCAGGGCGCCATCGCCATCGAATGCCGCGACGACGATGCTGCAGTGATCGCGCTCTGCAGCGCACTGGACGATGCGCAGACGCGCACCTGCGTGGGCGCGGAGCGGGCGATGAACCTGGCCCTGCACGGCAGCTGCCATGTGCCGGTGGCGGCCTATGCGCACCTTGATGGCGAGGATCTTTCGCTGGCGGGACTGGTCGGTTCCGCGGTCGATGGCCGCAGCGTGCGCGCACAGGCGCAGGCCCGCGCCGATGCGCCGGAAGCATTGGGGTTGATGGTGGCGGAGTTGCTGCTGGCGCAGGGCGCGCGCGCGCTGATCGACGAGACCGACCCGGCCTAG
- a CDS encoding LytTR family DNA-binding domain-containing protein, which produces MKVVIADDEPLARERLRALLAVEPGVEVVAEASDGHAALHACAEHHPDMVLLDISMPGIDGLETARHLAAFEPRPAVVFCTAYDAHALSAFEAQAIDYLVKPVRPERLSAALERVRTFAAGRAQHGEHEGGRKRTHLCARLRGSLRLIPVDDIRYLQAEEKYVVVHHARGEDLIEESLKSLETEFAERFVRIHRNCLVARNEIIELRRGGDGHTQAVLRHGAHPLEVSRRCVAQLRDTLRHL; this is translated from the coding sequence ATGAAAGTGGTCATCGCCGACGATGAGCCTTTGGCGCGCGAACGCCTGCGCGCGCTGCTGGCGGTCGAACCCGGCGTGGAAGTCGTCGCCGAAGCCAGCGATGGCCATGCCGCCTTGCACGCCTGCGCCGAACACCACCCGGACATGGTGCTGCTGGATATCTCGATGCCCGGCATCGATGGCCTCGAAACCGCGCGCCACCTGGCTGCGTTCGAGCCGCGCCCGGCCGTGGTGTTCTGCACCGCCTACGACGCGCACGCGCTGTCCGCGTTCGAGGCGCAGGCGATCGACTACCTGGTCAAGCCGGTGCGCCCGGAACGCTTGTCCGCCGCACTGGAGCGCGTGCGCACCTTCGCTGCCGGGCGCGCGCAGCACGGGGAGCACGAAGGCGGGCGGAAGCGCACCCACCTGTGCGCACGCCTGCGCGGCAGCCTGCGGTTGATCCCGGTCGATGACATCCGTTACCTGCAGGCGGAAGAGAAGTACGTGGTGGTCCACCATGCGCGCGGCGAGGATCTCATCGAGGAATCGCTGAAGTCGCTGGAAACCGAGTTCGCCGAACGCTTCGTGCGCATCCATCGCAATTGCCTGGTGGCGCGCAACGAGATCATCGAGTTGCGCCGCGGCGGCGACGGCCATACCCAGGCCGTGCTGCGCCACGGTGCGCATCCGCTGGAAGTCAGCCGGCGCTGCGTGGCGCAGTTGCGGGATACGCTGCGCCACCTCTGA
- a CDS encoding 4Fe-4S dicluster domain-containing protein: protein MTSLPPPSKKKLGLVIDLDTCVGCHACATSCKEWNAGGIAGPLTDERPYGKDPQGVWFNRVHSYELEAAAASKQPAQTLHFPRSCLHCETPACVTVCPTGASYKRAEDGIVLVDEDKCIGCKLCSWACPYGAREYSDVEGVMKKCTLCVDRIYNDKLDEADRQPACVQACPTKARHFGDLADPQSKVSLLVADRGGVALMPELGYAPTNRYLPPRPRRTGDANDAPATDAPGNLASRWLNRILKR from the coding sequence ATGACATCGCTGCCGCCGCCATCGAAGAAAAAACTCGGCCTGGTCATCGACCTGGACACCTGCGTGGGCTGCCATGCCTGCGCGACCAGTTGCAAGGAATGGAATGCAGGCGGCATCGCCGGGCCGCTGACCGACGAGCGCCCCTACGGCAAGGATCCGCAGGGCGTGTGGTTCAACCGCGTGCACAGCTATGAACTGGAAGCCGCCGCGGCAAGCAAGCAGCCGGCACAGACCCTGCACTTCCCGCGCAGCTGCCTGCATTGCGAAACCCCGGCCTGCGTGACCGTGTGTCCCACCGGCGCAAGTTACAAGCGCGCGGAAGACGGCATCGTGCTGGTCGACGAGGACAAGTGCATCGGCTGCAAGCTGTGCAGCTGGGCCTGCCCCTACGGTGCGCGCGAGTACAGCGACGTCGAAGGCGTGATGAAGAAATGCACGCTGTGCGTGGATCGCATCTACAACGACAAGCTCGACGAAGCCGACCGCCAGCCGGCCTGCGTGCAGGCCTGCCCGACCAAGGCGCGACACTTCGGCGATCTGGCCGATCCGCAGTCGAAAGTCTCGCTGCTGGTGGCGGATCGCGGCGGCGTGGCGCTGATGCCGGAACTCGGCTACGCGCCGACCAATCGCTACCTGCCACCGCGTCCGCGCCGCACCGGCGATGCGAACGATGCGCCCGCAACGGACGCGCCCGGCAATCTCGCATCGCGGTGGCTCAACCGCATCCTCAAACGCTAA
- a CDS encoding heavy metal-binding domain-containing protein, translated as MAKDNEILVTTTPGFEGRRIVDYKGLVGGDAILGANMFRDMFAGLRDLVGGRSGSYEKVLRAAKTEALEDMIAAARERGANAVVGVDLDYETIQIQDGGSMLMVSCSGTAVVVE; from the coding sequence ATGGCCAAGGACAACGAGATCCTCGTCACCACCACGCCCGGCTTCGAAGGCCGCCGCATCGTCGACTACAAGGGCCTTGTCGGTGGCGACGCCATCCTCGGCGCCAACATGTTCCGCGACATGTTCGCCGGCCTGCGCGACCTGGTCGGCGGCCGTTCCGGCAGCTACGAGAAAGTGCTGCGCGCGGCCAAGACCGAGGCGCTGGAAGACATGATCGCCGCCGCCCGCGAGCGCGGCGCGAACGCCGTGGTCGGCGTCGACCTCGATTACGAAACCATCCAGATCCAGGACGGCGGTTCGATGCTGATGGTGTCCTGCTCCGGCACCGCGGTGGTGGTCGAGTAA
- a CDS encoding alpha/beta hydrolase, with protein MTNLLETIEHETGPQPQWSVLWLHGLGADGNDFAPIVPELVRRDWPAIRFVFPHAPVRGVTINGGARMRAWYDIRDFDLANRADHEGVAESVAQVEALIAREADRGIAPNRVLLAGFSQGGAVTLAAGIARTQPLAGLIALSTYLPMTLAQAQDALKPGATSQPVFMAHGQFDPVVPLMGGEMSATALKQLGFDVEWHRYPMQHAVSAEEIRDLGGWMSARFAAD; from the coding sequence ATGACCAACTTGCTCGAAACCATCGAACACGAAACCGGCCCGCAGCCGCAATGGAGCGTGCTGTGGCTGCATGGCCTGGGCGCCGACGGCAACGACTTCGCCCCCATCGTCCCCGAACTCGTGCGTCGCGACTGGCCGGCGATCCGCTTCGTGTTCCCGCATGCGCCGGTGCGTGGGGTGACGATCAATGGCGGTGCGCGCATGCGTGCCTGGTACGACATCCGCGACTTCGACCTAGCCAATCGGGCCGACCACGAGGGCGTGGCCGAATCCGTGGCGCAAGTGGAAGCCCTGATTGCGCGCGAAGCGGATCGCGGCATCGCCCCGAATCGCGTGCTGCTGGCCGGTTTCTCGCAAGGCGGGGCGGTCACCCTGGCTGCCGGCATCGCCCGCACGCAGCCACTGGCCGGTCTGATCGCGCTGTCGACGTATTTACCGATGACGCTGGCGCAGGCACAGGACGCCTTGAAACCAGGAGCCACATCGCAACCCGTGTTCATGGCGCATGGCCAGTTCGACCCGGTGGTGCCGCTGATGGGCGGCGAAATGAGCGCGACAGCGCTGAAGCAACTGGGGTTCGATGTGGAATGGCATCGCTACCCGATGCAGCACGCGGTCAGCGCCGAGGAGATCCGCGATCTCGGCGGCTGGATGTCGGCGCGGTTTGCAGCCGACTGA
- a CDS encoding 2-hydroxychromene-2-carboxylate isomerase: MNAAALDWFFDFISPFAYLQWRRLRREHPEVALNPKPLLFAAILNHVGQLGPAEIPQKRRHTYRIVLWQARQAGIPLHFPPAHPFNPLPALRLCLAAPDRIAAIDAIFAHIWEHGRAADSIEALADVARALGIDDPAAAIARDDVKRELLANGEEAMALGLFGVPTLKVRDELFWGNDATELALAYARDPDTLDAEMRRVDAIPEAVQRKKPA; this comes from the coding sequence ATGAATGCCGCAGCGCTCGATTGGTTTTTCGATTTCATCTCGCCATTCGCCTACCTGCAGTGGCGACGGTTGCGACGTGAGCACCCCGAAGTGGCGTTGAACCCGAAGCCGCTGCTGTTCGCCGCGATCCTCAACCACGTCGGCCAGCTGGGCCCGGCGGAGATCCCGCAGAAGCGCCGCCATACCTACCGCATCGTGCTGTGGCAAGCGCGGCAGGCCGGTATTCCGCTGCATTTCCCGCCCGCCCATCCGTTCAACCCGCTTCCCGCGCTGCGCCTGTGCCTGGCCGCGCCGGACCGGATCGCGGCGATCGATGCGATCTTCGCTCACATCTGGGAACACGGCCGGGCCGCCGACAGCATCGAAGCGCTGGCCGATGTTGCGCGCGCACTCGGCATCGACGACCCAGCCGCAGCCATCGCCCGCGACGACGTTAAACGCGAATTGTTGGCCAACGGTGAGGAAGCGATGGCACTTGGCCTGTTCGGCGTGCCGACCTTGAAAGTTCGCGATGAACTGTTCTGGGGCAACGATGCAACGGAACTCGCGCTGGCGTATGCCCGCGATCCCGACACGCTCGACGCCGAAATGCGTCGTGTCGATGCGATCCCCGAGGCCGTGCAACGCAAGAAACCCGCATGA